A single Desulfovibrio gilichinskyi DNA region contains:
- a CDS encoding LamG-like jellyroll fold domain-containing protein has translation MTVVSSSNNITFAGDGVQTLFDFNFKIFKEEDLAAVVRDSSGVERELAVSSDFKLISETGNDSGGRVMYPVSGFPLQQGDSITFYREIAYSQELELVDNDPFSAGLLNEAFDRGVMRDQQLQEQVARALKYDISTPQEDQLMPQEFMRNIIAARDASATSRAGAESACSKSEVAQLAAEYAKSGAENAQAAAEYAKSEAEAIAWDGIEHLRSRTPVLSGPQSANEGTTVEVGIVGYVEDSLASYDLDVSEFGSAVLVGSVIKWTLGNVDVDTEHSLKVVKRRRGEIYSETANYRILVKNVLINDGPTMVFANDSKGWPGAAIDAENIQPPAFSVGAVNEKQIVSGKMEVEVTSGQKTVLDGTTGTFLKVLEELYAGMLLVTDKGNVFVESVESSTVSSADIVDLLDDGSCIALYNFNGALNGSGKAASSIVPKSSVSYITGKVGQAVSINNGTAPCNVPVDDIQHAGVSVWTNPSLNSHTSGSYRIMWLMMGGICGVDFGRGSVTIFGQNVALDTSAWKNLNKFINICITSDGKNGYLYIDKTLVKTITNISLTGSGALTDLAHGANDAQSMDQLRVFNRTLTQDDVDKIYEEGQKAYSCIINLPAAPAKVFKNPLQGETLVVSTRSTATSLETNQLVKEGESLFLDGVEGVAGATSGELGEYPNKPYTSELGTPIESANVTGWISANAFDGDIANRWAGLSTAADLAINGSWIGWKFKEPISLEEYSLTPLADPRNLGATINLRASNDGVTWTTIQTDNSVYAEHSYPVASTDKFTHWAVSNNTKLDYYMNVLELAFKKRGNFSVDITSFGLTTPPQYASRKIENIFAIGVGNANEYIGPEIVVEQGEGSTASKLVLTSAGSIAAKIFVEGGLNNNILCDGQDVAVASVSEEIVDGISPVKQIIPDMTGETTDGCTITASRSDYGPAYACWKVGKANQPSNSDYWQANGYPTDLVIAFDSPKTISKYSLISAFSYVQNSQTWALYKGASLTGPWTLLHQQAAAFTWSSTGGGTQTLNFDLGASHTANYFKLNCGNTAQHGYSGLGRVRLFGTESKKMTKTIVNLETPLDKVPAKVAIPDCYSLTPAGYISELSDGKLKLTVDKIEFPNNANLKQLAMSVRSPEDMRFTDGKIYIQEKP, from the coding sequence ATGACAGTGGTTTCAAGCAGTAACAACATCACTTTTGCTGGTGACGGTGTTCAAACGTTGTTTGATTTTAATTTCAAGATTTTCAAAGAAGAGGATCTTGCGGCAGTTGTTCGCGACAGTTCCGGGGTTGAAAGAGAACTGGCTGTAAGCAGTGACTTCAAACTCATATCAGAAACTGGAAATGACTCAGGCGGCAGGGTTATGTACCCTGTTTCCGGATTTCCATTGCAACAAGGTGACAGCATAACTTTTTACAGGGAAATTGCTTATTCTCAAGAACTTGAACTTGTAGATAATGATCCTTTTTCTGCAGGATTGCTCAACGAAGCTTTTGATCGAGGTGTTATGCGTGATCAGCAGTTACAGGAACAGGTTGCACGAGCATTAAAATACGATATTTCAACTCCGCAAGAAGATCAGCTTATGCCGCAAGAATTTATGCGTAATATAATTGCGGCTCGTGATGCTTCCGCCACTTCCCGTGCTGGCGCAGAATCGGCTTGTAGCAAATCCGAGGTCGCACAACTTGCAGCTGAATACGCAAAATCAGGAGCCGAAAACGCGCAGGCCGCAGCCGAATATGCTAAAAGTGAAGCAGAAGCTATAGCATGGGACGGTATTGAACATCTTCGCAGTCGTACGCCGGTCCTTTCCGGACCGCAAAGTGCGAATGAAGGAACTACCGTAGAAGTAGGTATCGTTGGTTACGTGGAGGATTCTTTAGCCAGTTATGATCTTGATGTTTCGGAGTTCGGATCGGCTGTGCTTGTTGGGTCTGTTATTAAATGGACTTTAGGAAACGTGGATGTAGATACCGAACATTCTCTGAAAGTAGTGAAGCGCAGGCGCGGGGAAATTTATTCTGAAACTGCTAATTATCGTATTTTAGTTAAGAATGTTTTGATTAATGACGGCCCGACAATGGTTTTTGCGAATGATTCTAAGGGGTGGCCCGGCGCGGCTATTGACGCTGAGAATATACAACCTCCAGCCTTTTCTGTCGGTGCAGTTAATGAAAAACAGATTGTCAGCGGTAAAATGGAAGTTGAGGTGACGAGCGGACAAAAAACGGTTTTAGACGGAACAACTGGTACTTTTCTTAAAGTTCTTGAAGAGCTTTATGCAGGTATGCTTTTAGTCACTGACAAGGGCAATGTGTTCGTTGAAAGTGTAGAGTCGTCAACAGTATCTTCAGCCGATATAGTAGATCTTCTTGATGATGGATCATGCATTGCCCTTTACAATTTTAACGGGGCATTAAACGGTTCGGGGAAGGCTGCAAGTTCTATAGTTCCAAAAAGTTCTGTTAGCTACATTACAGGAAAAGTTGGTCAAGCTGTGTCTATAAATAATGGAACAGCTCCATGTAATGTACCAGTTGATGATATCCAACACGCTGGCGTGTCTGTGTGGACTAACCCTTCTTTAAATAGTCATACGAGCGGAAGTTATCGAATCATGTGGTTGATGATGGGGGGAATTTGCGGTGTCGATTTTGGTCGTGGCTCTGTAACTATTTTTGGTCAAAATGTGGCTCTGGATACCTCCGCATGGAAAAATCTAAACAAGTTTATCAATATATGTATAACTTCAGACGGTAAAAATGGATATTTATATATTGATAAAACGCTCGTAAAGACAATCACTAATATAAGTCTTACCGGATCAGGAGCTTTAACTGATTTGGCACACGGAGCCAATGATGCTCAATCTATGGATCAACTGAGAGTATTTAACAGAACATTAACTCAAGATGATGTTGATAAGATTTATGAAGAAGGGCAAAAAGCTTATTCCTGCATAATTAATCTTCCTGCCGCTCCGGCAAAAGTATTTAAAAACCCATTACAGGGTGAGACTTTAGTTGTCAGCACACGTTCTACCGCAACGAGTCTTGAAACCAATCAGCTAGTTAAAGAAGGTGAAAGTCTTTTCTTAGACGGGGTTGAGGGTGTTGCAGGAGCTACCAGTGGCGAACTTGGGGAGTATCCTAATAAACCATATACGTCTGAGTTAGGGACTCCTATAGAGTCCGCAAATGTTACAGGCTGGATTTCAGCTAATGCCTTTGATGGGGATATTGCCAATCGTTGGGCAGGTTTAAGCACTGCCGCAGATCTTGCAATAAATGGTTCATGGATTGGGTGGAAGTTTAAGGAACCTATTTCTTTAGAAGAGTATAGCTTAACTCCATTAGCTGATCCTAGAAATTTAGGGGCTACTATTAATCTACGAGCTTCAAATGACGGAGTAACTTGGACAACAATACAAACAGACAATTCAGTTTATGCAGAACATAGCTACCCTGTAGCATCAACCGACAAATTCACTCATTGGGCTGTGTCTAACAATACGAAACTTGATTATTACATGAACGTACTTGAATTGGCTTTTAAGAAAAGAGGCAACTTTTCGGTAGATATAACTTCTTTCGGCTTGACCACGCCCCCCCAATATGCCTCACGAAAGATAGAAAATATTTTTGCAATTGGGGTGGGTAATGCCAACGAGTATATAGGCCCGGAAATTGTGGTGGAACAGGGTGAGGGGTCTACAGCATCTAAGCTCGTTTTAACTTCCGCCGGATCAATAGCCGCAAAAATATTTGTTGAAGGCGGACTGAATAATAATATTTTATGTGATGGACAGGATGTTGCGGTTGCAAGCGTTAGTGAAGAAATCGTGGATGGTATAAGCCCGGTTAAGCAGATAATACCAGACATGACGGGTGAAACCACAGACGGATGTACTATAACCGCAAGTAGATCTGATTACGGTCCAGCTTATGCCTGCTGGAAGGTTGGTAAAGCTAATCAACCTTCAAACTCAGATTATTGGCAGGCAAATGGATATCCAACTGATCTAGTTATTGCATTTGATTCACCTAAAACGATTAGTAAATATTCCTTAATATCAGCCTTTTCATATGTTCAAAACTCGCAAACTTGGGCTTTGTACAAAGGGGCTTCCTTAACAGGTCCGTGGACTTTGTTACATCAACAGGCGGCTGCTTTTACGTGGTCATCCACTGGAGGTGGGACACAGACACTAAACTTTGATCTAGGTGCGTCACACACGGCTAACTACTTCAAACTTAACTGCGGTAATACTGCACAGCATGGATATTCAGGGCTTGGGCGAGTTCGTTTATTTGGTACTGAATCAAAAAAAATGACTAAAACAATCGTTAATCTGGAAACACCACTGGACAAGGTTCCAGCTAAAGTCGCAATTCCAGACTGTTATAGCTTAACACCTGCAGGCTATATCTCTGAACTCTCTGACGGTAAACTTAAGCTAACTGTGGATAAAATAGAGTTCCCTAATAATGCTAATCTCAAGCAGCTTGCAATGTCTGTACGGTCACCGGAAGATATGCGCTTTACTGACGGTAAAATTTATATTCAGGAGAAACCATAA